The Megachile rotundata isolate GNS110a chromosome 3, iyMegRotu1, whole genome shotgun sequence genome includes a window with the following:
- the step gene encoding cytohesin steppke isoform X4, protein MEAMEGGGLAADETKPSNKAKQTSIGRKKFNMDPKKGIEYLIEHNLLAPTPEDVAQFLYKGEGLNKTAIGDYLGERHDFNERVLRAFVELHDFTDLILVQALRQFLWSFRLPGEAQKIDRMMECFAQRYCQLNPNIFTNTDTCYVLSFAIIMLNTSLHNPSVKDKPSVEQFISMNRGINNGGDLPRELLVSLYESIKTEPFKIPEDDGNDLMHTFFNPDKEGWLWKQGGRYKSWKRRWFILNDNCLYYFEYTTDKEPRGIIPLENIQVREVQDRHKPHCFELYAAGSEFIKACKTDSEGKVVEGKHTVYRMSAATDEEKEEWIKCVRQSISHNPFYDMLAARKKKAQKTNVHSKS, encoded by the exons ATGGAGGCGATGGAAGGCGGCGGTCTCGCAGCCGACGAGACGAAGCCGTCGAACAAGGCCAAGCAGACGTCCATCGGCCGCAAGAAGTTCAACATGGACCCTAAGAAGGGCATCGAGTACCTGATCGAGCACAATCTCCTGGCACCGACCCCAGAAGACGTCGCTCAGTTCCTCTACAAGGGCGAAGGACTGAACAAGACCGCGATAGGCGATTACCTTGGCGAACGACACGACTTCAACGAGAGGGTACTCCGCGCGTTCGTCGAGCTGCACGATTTCACGGACCTCATCCTGGTCCAGGCCCTTCGACAGTTCCTCTGGTCGTTCAGGTTACCCGGTGAAGCTCAAAAAATTGACCGAATGATGGAGTGCTTCGCGCAGAGGTACTGCCAACTCAACCCGAATATATTCACCAACACGGACACCTGTTACGTCTTAAGCTTCGCCATCATCATGTTGAACACGTCCCTTCACAATCCCAGCGTCAAGGATAAGCCCAGCGTCGAACAGTTCATATCTATGAACCGTGGAATCAACAATGGCGGCGATTTGCCTCGTGAACTACTCGTG AGTTTATACGAAAGTATAAAGACGGAACCGTTCAAGATACCGGAAGACGACGGCAACGATCTGATGCACACGTTTTTCAATCCCGACAAAGAAGGCTGGCTATGGAAGCAAG GTGGACGTTACAAGAGCTGGAAAAGGCGGTGGTTCATATTGAACGACAACTGTCTGTATTACTTCGAGTACACGACCGACAAGGAGCCACGGGGCATCATTCCCTTGGAGAACATTCAGGTCAGAGAGGTGCAGGACAGGCACAAGCCCCACTGCTTCGAGCTATACGCTGCTGGCTCGGAGTTTATTAAGGCTTGTAAGACGGACAGCGAGGGAAAAGTTGTCGAAG GGAAACACACCGTGTACAGAATGTCTGCGGCCACGGACGAGGAGAAGGAGGAGTGGATCAAATGTGTGCG GCAGAGTATATCGCACAACCCTTTCTACGACATGCTGGCAGCCAGGAAGAAAAAGGCTCAAAAGACGAACGTACACTCCAAGAGTTAA
- the step gene encoding cytohesin steppke isoform X3: MNSCYPCRVIWLFCGGPSARKQLKDELGEVVAEMEAMEGGGLAADETKPSNKAKQTSIGRKKFNMDPKKGIEYLIEHNLLAPTPEDVAQFLYKGEGLNKTAIGDYLGERHDFNERVLRAFVELHDFTDLILVQALRQFLWSFRLPGEAQKIDRMMECFAQRYCQLNPNIFTNTDTCYVLSFAIIMLNTSLHNPSVKDKPSVEQFISMNRGINNGGDLPRELLVSLYESIKTEPFKIPEDDGNDLMHTFFNPDKEGWLWKQGGRYKSWKRRWFILNDNCLYYFEYTTDKEPRGIIPLENIQVREVQDRHKPHCFELYAAGSEFIKACKTDSEGKVVEGKHTVYRMSAATDEEKEEWIKCVRQSISHNPFYDMLAARKKKAQKTNVHSKS, from the exons CAACTGAAAGATGAGCTGGGCGAGGTGGTGGCCGAGATGGAGGCGATGGAAGGCGGCGGTCTCGCAGCCGACGAGACGAAGCCGTCGAACAAGGCCAAGCAGACGTCCATCGGCCGCAAGAAGTTCAACATGGACCCTAAGAAGGGCATCGAGTACCTGATCGAGCACAATCTCCTGGCACCGACCCCAGAAGACGTCGCTCAGTTCCTCTACAAGGGCGAAGGACTGAACAAGACCGCGATAGGCGATTACCTTGGCGAACGACACGACTTCAACGAGAGGGTACTCCGCGCGTTCGTCGAGCTGCACGATTTCACGGACCTCATCCTGGTCCAGGCCCTTCGACAGTTCCTCTGGTCGTTCAGGTTACCCGGTGAAGCTCAAAAAATTGACCGAATGATGGAGTGCTTCGCGCAGAGGTACTGCCAACTCAACCCGAATATATTCACCAACACGGACACCTGTTACGTCTTAAGCTTCGCCATCATCATGTTGAACACGTCCCTTCACAATCCCAGCGTCAAGGATAAGCCCAGCGTCGAACAGTTCATATCTATGAACCGTGGAATCAACAATGGCGGCGATTTGCCTCGTGAACTACTCGTG AGTTTATACGAAAGTATAAAGACGGAACCGTTCAAGATACCGGAAGACGACGGCAACGATCTGATGCACACGTTTTTCAATCCCGACAAAGAAGGCTGGCTATGGAAGCAAG GTGGACGTTACAAGAGCTGGAAAAGGCGGTGGTTCATATTGAACGACAACTGTCTGTATTACTTCGAGTACACGACCGACAAGGAGCCACGGGGCATCATTCCCTTGGAGAACATTCAGGTCAGAGAGGTGCAGGACAGGCACAAGCCCCACTGCTTCGAGCTATACGCTGCTGGCTCGGAGTTTATTAAGGCTTGTAAGACGGACAGCGAGGGAAAAGTTGTCGAAG GGAAACACACCGTGTACAGAATGTCTGCGGCCACGGACGAGGAGAAGGAGGAGTGGATCAAATGTGTGCG GCAGAGTATATCGCACAACCCTTTCTACGACATGCTGGCAGCCAGGAAGAAAAAGGCTCAAAAGACGAACGTACACTCCAAGAGTTAA